In Streptomyces sp. SN-593, a single genomic region encodes these proteins:
- a CDS encoding endonuclease/exonuclease/phosphatase family protein, with product MEDLPSSATESGGSAVIRVLSYNVRSLRDDTEALARVIRACAPDVVLVQEAPRFFRWRKAAARLAESTGLVYVTGGAPAAGPMILASLRARVIRTQDILLPRTPGLHQRGFATAVLGFGGTRLSVLSAHLSLRADERVAQADLLLRHLDALGEEHRVAGGDLNDAPGGRAFDRVAGALQDAWATEPWGGESTSPASGPRKRIDAVFASPGVQVLGAGVPLDLPGVLRTDLASATDHLPVLAALRVPA from the coding sequence GTGGAAGATCTGCCGAGTTCCGCGACGGAGTCAGGGGGCTCGGCGGTCATCCGCGTGCTGAGCTACAACGTCCGCTCGCTGCGCGACGACACGGAGGCGCTGGCCCGGGTGATCCGCGCCTGCGCCCCCGACGTGGTCCTCGTCCAGGAGGCCCCGCGGTTCTTCCGGTGGCGCAAGGCCGCGGCCCGCCTCGCCGAGTCGACCGGGCTCGTCTACGTCACCGGCGGCGCCCCGGCCGCCGGACCGATGATCCTCGCGTCCCTGCGGGCGCGGGTGATCCGCACCCAGGACATCCTGCTGCCGCGTACCCCCGGGCTGCACCAGCGCGGCTTCGCCACCGCCGTCCTGGGCTTCGGCGGCACCCGGCTGTCCGTGCTCAGCGCCCACCTCAGTCTGCGCGCCGACGAGCGCGTCGCGCAGGCCGACCTGCTGCTGCGCCACCTCGACGCCCTCGGCGAGGAGCACCGGGTGGCCGGCGGGGACCTCAACGACGCGCCGGGCGGCCGCGCCTTCGACCGGGTCGCCGGCGCGCTCCAGGACGCCTGGGCCACCGAGCCGTGGGGCGGCGAGTCCACCTCCCCGGCGAGCGGCCCGCGGAAGCGGATCGACGCGGTCTTCGCCTCGCCCGGGGTCCAGGTGCTCGGGGCCGGCGTCCCGCTGGACCTCCCGGGCGTCCTGCGCACCGACCTCGCCTCGGCCACCGACCACCTGCCGGTGCTCGCGGCCCTGCGCGTCCCGGCCTGA
- a CDS encoding ROK family glucokinase, translated as MGLTIGVDIGGTKIAAGVVDEEGSILETVKVPTPPSPEGVVDAIVAAVRQVSTGHQIEAVGIGAAGYVDDKRATVLFAPNINWRHEALKDKVEQRVGLPVVVENDANAAAWGEYRFGAGQGHSDVICITLGTGLGGGIIIGNKLRRGRFGVAAEFGHVRVVPDGLLCGCGSQGCWEQYASGRALVRYAKQRANATPENAQVLLALGDGTPDSIEGRHISAAARQGDPVAIDSFRELARWAGAGLADLASLFDPSAFIVGGGVSDEGELVLDPIRKSFRRWLIGGEWRPHAQVLAAQLGGKAGLVGAADLARQG; from the coding sequence ATGGGACTCACCATCGGCGTCGACATCGGCGGCACCAAGATCGCGGCCGGAGTGGTCGACGAGGAAGGCTCGATTCTCGAGACCGTCAAGGTGCCGACTCCGCCGTCTCCCGAAGGCGTCGTCGACGCGATCGTGGCGGCGGTACGCCAGGTCAGCACCGGTCACCAGATCGAGGCCGTCGGCATCGGCGCCGCCGGCTACGTCGACGACAAGCGCGCCACCGTGCTCTTCGCGCCGAACATCAACTGGCGGCACGAAGCGCTCAAGGACAAGGTCGAGCAGCGCGTCGGCCTGCCCGTCGTGGTGGAGAACGACGCCAACGCGGCGGCGTGGGGCGAGTACCGCTTCGGCGCCGGACAGGGCCACTCCGATGTGATCTGCATCACGCTCGGCACCGGCCTCGGCGGCGGCATCATCATCGGCAACAAGCTGCGCCGCGGCCGGTTCGGCGTCGCCGCGGAGTTCGGCCACGTCCGGGTGGTGCCGGACGGGCTGCTCTGCGGCTGCGGCAGCCAGGGCTGCTGGGAGCAGTACGCCTCCGGCCGCGCCCTGGTCCGCTACGCGAAGCAGCGTGCCAACGCCACCCCGGAGAACGCGCAGGTGCTCCTCGCGCTGGGCGACGGCACCCCGGACAGCATCGAGGGCCGGCACATCAGCGCCGCCGCCCGGCAGGGCGACCCGGTGGCGATCGACTCCTTCCGGGAGCTGGCCCGTTGGGCCGGCGCCGGCCTTGCCGACCTGGCCTCGCTCTTCGACCCGTCCGCGTTCATCGTCGGCGGCGGCGTCTCGGACGAGGGCGAACTCGTCCTCGACCCGATCCGCAAGTCCTTCCGGCGGTGGCTGATCGGGGGCGAGTGGCGCCCGCACGCCCAGGTCCTCGCCGCCCAACTCGGCGGCAAGGCCGGGCTGGTCGGAGCGGCGGACCTGGCCCGCCAGGGCTGA
- a CDS encoding DUF5304 family protein, with translation MSEADAWAKASAEDIAAEQARRKARAGEAPGSAADELRRLAEAVGEVVTERLATLRSPAVQIAAQGVLSQVRSVVEPIKERNPDLFDHLSTAGAELLAAYRSAVAGAEARWTSGEPSSRSTAEHIDLD, from the coding sequence ATGAGCGAAGCGGATGCGTGGGCGAAGGCGAGCGCGGAAGACATCGCGGCGGAACAGGCACGGCGCAAAGCCCGGGCGGGCGAGGCGCCGGGCTCCGCGGCCGACGAACTGAGGCGGCTGGCCGAGGCCGTGGGGGAGGTCGTCACGGAGCGGCTGGCCACCCTCCGCAGCCCCGCGGTGCAGATCGCCGCGCAGGGCGTCCTGTCCCAAGTGCGTTCCGTTGTCGAACCCATCAAGGAACGCAACCCGGACCTGTTCGATCACCTGAGCACCGCCGGAGCCGAACTCCTGGCGGCCTACCGCTCCGCCGTGGCCGGCGCGGAGGCCCGCTGGACCTCAGGTGAACCCTCCTCGCGTTCAACGGCTGAACACATCGACCTCGATTGA
- a CDS encoding ArsA family ATPase, translating to MAEVRTLLVTGAAGAGRTTVAAAVATAAAGDGRRTLLLTADRLTAVAAVPGLTVGRVDPAAAFREGALDAQSRIGALLTLLGAAPLDPEELTELPGADPLALLRALRHARVLPDQDDPAADAEPSPWDLVVVDLPAVRDALRMLALPEQLRRYIWRLLPADRQAARALRPVLAQLAGVPMPAEWAYAAAARADRELAAVQAVIEDPATAVAVVVEPGARGREALRAARTGLALFGHRLAAVVANRLLPTGSADAFLAGLSGQQRAELAGVAEDCAADGVPLVEAAHLGRVPSTPADLAELGAVPLSGGAPRRAEPWGVEDLLDTEGHFLWVLPLPGADREGLDLVRRGDELVVDAGGFRRILPLPSALRRCTVQGAALRDGALRVRFVPDPTVWPS from the coding sequence GTGGCCGAGGTCCGCACGCTGCTGGTCACCGGCGCCGCCGGCGCCGGCCGCACCACCGTCGCGGCGGCCGTCGCCACCGCGGCGGCCGGTGACGGCCGCCGTACCCTGCTGCTCACCGCCGACCGGCTCACCGCCGTGGCCGCGGTGCCGGGCCTGACCGTCGGCCGGGTCGACCCGGCCGCGGCCTTCCGCGAGGGCGCGCTCGACGCGCAGAGCCGGATCGGCGCGTTGCTGACGCTGCTCGGCGCGGCCCCGCTGGACCCGGAGGAGCTGACCGAACTCCCCGGCGCCGACCCGCTCGCGCTGCTGCGGGCGCTGCGGCACGCCCGGGTGCTGCCGGACCAGGACGACCCGGCGGCGGACGCCGAACCGTCGCCGTGGGACCTGGTGGTCGTGGACCTGCCCGCGGTGCGGGACGCGCTGCGGATGCTCGCGCTGCCGGAGCAGTTGCGCCGCTACATCTGGCGGTTGCTGCCCGCCGACCGGCAGGCCGCCCGGGCGCTGCGCCCGGTCCTCGCGCAACTCGCGGGCGTGCCGATGCCCGCGGAGTGGGCGTACGCCGCCGCGGCCCGCGCGGACCGCGAACTCGCCGCCGTGCAGGCGGTGATCGAGGACCCGGCCACGGCCGTGGCCGTCGTCGTCGAACCCGGTGCCCGGGGCCGGGAGGCGCTGCGTGCCGCGCGGACCGGGCTGGCGCTGTTCGGGCACCGGCTCGCGGCCGTCGTCGCCAACCGGCTGCTGCCGACCGGCTCGGCCGACGCGTTCCTGGCGGGGCTGTCCGGGCAGCAGCGGGCCGAACTCGCGGGTGTCGCGGAGGACTGCGCCGCCGACGGGGTGCCCCTGGTCGAGGCCGCGCACCTCGGGAGGGTGCCGAGCACGCCGGCCGACCTCGCGGAGCTGGGCGCCGTGCCCCTGTCCGGCGGGGCGCCGCGCCGGGCCGAGCCGTGGGGGGTGGAGGACCTGCTCGACACCGAGGGGCACTTCCTCTGGGTGCTTCCGCTGCCCGGGGCCGACCGGGAAGGGCTCGACCTGGTGCGGCGGGGGGACGAACTCGTCGTCGACGCAGGGGGGTTCCGCAGGATCCTCCCGCTGCCGTCCGCCCTGCGGCGCTGCACCGTCCAGGGTGCCGCCCTCCGCGACGGCGCCCTGCGCGTGCGATTCGTCCCGGACCCGACGGTCTGGCCGAGCTGA
- a CDS encoding SRPBCC family protein, which produces MAEHTRSSITIEAAPAAVMGVIADFDRYPEWTGEVKQAEVLATDDAGRAAQVRLVLDAGAIKDDHTLAYEWVGADEVRWSLVKSQMLRTLDGSYALRPLDGGSRTEVTYQLTVDVKIPMLGMIKRKAEKVIIDRALAGLKQRVESGDADRPAPGAADGAEGAAADAEPGTSV; this is translated from the coding sequence ATGGCGGAACACACGAGGTCGAGCATCACCATCGAGGCGGCGCCGGCCGCGGTCATGGGGGTCATCGCCGACTTCGACCGCTATCCGGAGTGGACCGGCGAGGTCAAGCAGGCGGAGGTGCTGGCCACCGACGACGCCGGGCGCGCCGCCCAGGTCCGGCTGGTGCTGGACGCGGGCGCGATCAAGGACGACCACACGCTGGCGTACGAGTGGGTCGGCGCCGACGAGGTGCGGTGGTCGCTGGTGAAGTCCCAGATGCTGCGCACCCTCGACGGCTCCTACGCGCTGCGGCCGCTGGACGGCGGGAGCCGGACGGAGGTCACCTACCAGCTCACGGTCGACGTGAAGATCCCGATGCTCGGGATGATCAAGCGGAAGGCCGAGAAGGTCATCATCGACCGGGCGCTGGCCGGGCTGAAGCAGCGGGTGGAGTCCGGCGACGCCGACCGGCCCGCGCCGGGAGCGGCCGACGGCGCGGAGGGCGCCGCCGCGGACGCCGAGCCCGGCACGTCGGTCTGA
- a CDS encoding metallophosphoesterase family protein, with product MRVHVVSDVHGAADALARAGEGADALVCLGDLVLFLDYADHSRGIFPDLFGRDNADRMVALRTARRFEEARALDRELWADLDRQALIEQAVRKQYAELFAAFPTPTYATYGNVDVPGLWPEYARPGTTVLDGGTAEIGGLVFGFVGGGLRTPMRTPYEVEEEAYAAKVAALGRVDVLCSHIPPAIPELCYDTSARRFERGSQALLDAVRSVQPRYALFGHVHQPLVRRTRVGRTECVNVGHFNHTRTPWALQW from the coding sequence ATGCGGGTTCACGTGGTCAGTGACGTACACGGCGCGGCCGACGCGCTGGCGCGCGCGGGGGAGGGCGCCGACGCGCTGGTGTGCCTCGGCGACCTGGTCCTCTTCCTCGACTACGCCGACCACTCCCGCGGCATCTTCCCCGACCTGTTCGGCCGGGACAACGCGGACCGGATGGTGGCGCTGCGCACCGCCCGCCGCTTCGAGGAGGCCCGCGCCCTCGACCGCGAGCTGTGGGCGGACCTGGACCGCCAGGCGCTCATCGAGCAGGCCGTCCGCAAGCAGTACGCCGAACTCTTCGCCGCCTTCCCCACCCCGACCTACGCCACCTACGGCAACGTCGACGTGCCCGGCCTGTGGCCGGAGTACGCCCGGCCCGGCACCACCGTGCTGGACGGCGGCACGGCCGAGATCGGCGGACTGGTCTTCGGCTTCGTCGGCGGCGGCCTGCGCACCCCCATGCGCACCCCGTACGAGGTCGAGGAGGAGGCGTACGCCGCGAAGGTCGCCGCGCTCGGCCGGGTGGACGTGCTGTGCTCGCACATCCCGCCGGCGATCCCGGAGCTGTGCTACGACACGTCGGCGCGGCGGTTCGAGCGCGGCAGCCAGGCGCTGCTCGACGCGGTGCGCTCGGTGCAGCCGAGGTACGCGCTCTTCGGGCACGTGCACCAGCCGCTGGTGCGCCGCACCCGGGTCGGCCGCACCGAATGCGTCAACGTGGGCCACTTCAACCACACCCGCACCCCGTGGGCGCTCCAGTGGTGA
- a CDS encoding AMP-dependent synthetase/ligase encodes MREFSLPALYEFPADGNLTDLIRRNAAQHPDTPVIGRKDSTGHWQDITAARFLTEVREVARGLIASGVEPGDRVAVMSRTRYEWTLLDFAIWTSGAVTVPVYETSSASQVEWILADSGAVAVVVESQPHEAAVESVREGLPQLKHVWRIDGGGVRALVEAGSDVSEAVVDERSTAAGADAPATIVYTSGTTGRPKGCVLSHRSFFAECGNVVERLGPLFRTGHSSVLLFLPLAHVLGRLVEVGSVMAPIRLGHVPDVKHLTDDLQGFRPTLILGVPRVFEKVYNTARATAQAGGKGRVFDRAADVAVEYSKALDTPRGPSLKLRLTHRVFDRLVYGKLRAVLGGRATHAISGGAPLGERLGHFYRGLGFTVLEGYGLTESCAATAFNPWDRTKIGTVGQPLPGSTVRIADDGEVLLYGEHLFTGYWNNDAATAEAVSDGWFHTGDLGTLDSDGYLTITGRKKEIIVTAGGKNVAPAVIEDRVRADALVAECMVVGDERPFVGALITLDEEFLPRWAEQHHKAGRTAAELASDPDLLAAVQHAVDEGNAAVSKAESVRRFRILPGQFTEASGHLTPSLKLKRNVVAADFAADIEAIYSA; translated from the coding sequence TTGCGTGAGTTCAGCCTTCCGGCCCTGTACGAATTCCCCGCGGACGGCAACCTGACGGACCTGATCCGCCGCAACGCCGCGCAGCATCCGGACACCCCCGTCATCGGCCGCAAGGACAGCACCGGGCACTGGCAGGACATCACGGCGGCCCGTTTCCTCACCGAGGTGCGGGAGGTGGCCAGGGGCCTGATCGCCTCCGGTGTGGAGCCCGGCGACCGCGTCGCGGTGATGTCCCGGACCCGGTACGAGTGGACGCTGCTGGACTTCGCGATCTGGACCTCCGGCGCGGTCACCGTGCCCGTCTACGAGACCTCGTCCGCGTCGCAGGTGGAGTGGATCCTCGCCGACTCCGGCGCGGTCGCGGTGGTGGTGGAGTCACAGCCGCACGAGGCGGCGGTGGAGTCCGTACGGGAGGGGCTGCCGCAGCTCAAGCACGTGTGGCGGATCGACGGGGGCGGGGTGCGGGCCCTGGTCGAGGCCGGCAGCGACGTCTCCGAGGCGGTGGTGGACGAGCGCTCCACGGCGGCGGGCGCGGACGCCCCGGCCACGATCGTCTACACCTCGGGCACCACCGGCCGCCCCAAGGGCTGCGTGCTCAGCCACCGCAGCTTCTTCGCCGAGTGCGGCAACGTGGTGGAGCGGCTGGGTCCGCTCTTCCGCACCGGGCACTCCTCGGTGCTGCTCTTCCTGCCGCTGGCGCACGTGCTCGGCCGCCTGGTGGAGGTGGGCAGCGTGATGGCGCCGATCCGGCTGGGGCACGTGCCCGACGTCAAGCACCTCACCGACGACCTCCAGGGGTTCCGGCCGACCCTCATCCTCGGGGTGCCGCGGGTCTTCGAGAAGGTCTACAACACCGCCCGGGCGACCGCGCAGGCCGGCGGCAAGGGCCGGGTCTTCGACCGCGCCGCGGACGTCGCGGTCGAGTACAGCAAGGCGCTGGACACCCCGCGCGGCCCCTCGCTGAAGCTGCGGCTGACCCACCGCGTCTTCGACCGGCTCGTCTACGGCAAGCTGCGCGCGGTGCTCGGCGGGCGGGCCACCCACGCGATCTCCGGCGGCGCCCCGCTGGGCGAGCGGCTCGGCCACTTCTACCGCGGCCTCGGCTTCACCGTCCTGGAGGGCTACGGCCTCACCGAGTCGTGCGCGGCCACCGCCTTCAACCCGTGGGACCGGACGAAGATCGGCACGGTCGGCCAGCCGCTGCCCGGCTCCACCGTGCGGATCGCCGACGACGGCGAGGTGCTGCTCTACGGCGAGCACCTGTTCACCGGCTACTGGAACAACGACGCGGCCACCGCCGAGGCGGTCTCGGACGGGTGGTTCCACACCGGGGACCTCGGCACCCTCGACAGCGACGGCTACCTGACGATCACCGGCCGCAAGAAGGAGATCATCGTCACCGCCGGCGGGAAGAACGTCGCGCCGGCGGTGATCGAGGACCGCGTCCGGGCGGACGCGCTCGTCGCCGAGTGCATGGTGGTCGGGGACGAGCGGCCCTTCGTCGGGGCGCTGATCACGCTCGACGAGGAGTTCCTGCCGCGCTGGGCCGAGCAGCACCACAAGGCGGGGCGGACCGCGGCGGAGCTGGCGTCCGACCCCGACCTGCTGGCCGCCGTCCAGCACGCCGTGGACGAGGGCAACGCGGCGGTGTCCAAGGCCGAGTCGGTGCGCAGGTTCCGCATCCTGCCGGGCCAGTTCACGGAGGCGTCCGGCCACCTCACGCCGTCGCTGAAGCTGAAGCGGAACGTGGTGGCCGCGGACTTCGCGGCGGACATCGAGGCGATCTACTCGGCGTAG
- a CDS encoding TetR/AcrR family transcriptional regulator: MTGQRSDARRNHQRILAVAEAEVAARGADASLEQIARTAGVGSATVRRHFPTRQALLAAVFTERVEHLCGRARELAGADDSRAALLEWVRALVDYAVSARGLADALTYEPPTDVPADAPDRHSCGGDLEAAAALLLRPAARDGAVGPDVTAHDLVTLAVGIALATEHHRDPAAQAARLLRLAIGGLSPAPAPGDR, from the coding sequence ATGACCGGTCAGCGCTCGGACGCGCGCCGCAACCACCAGCGCATCCTCGCCGTCGCCGAGGCGGAGGTCGCCGCGCGGGGGGCGGACGCCTCGCTGGAGCAGATCGCGCGCACCGCGGGCGTCGGCTCCGCCACCGTGCGCCGCCACTTCCCGACCCGGCAGGCGCTGCTCGCGGCCGTGTTCACGGAACGTGTGGAGCACCTGTGCGGGCGCGCCCGCGAACTCGCCGGGGCCGACGACAGCCGGGCCGCGCTCCTGGAGTGGGTCCGCGCCCTCGTGGACTACGCCGTCTCCGCCCGCGGCCTCGCCGACGCGCTCACGTACGAGCCGCCCACCGACGTGCCCGCCGACGCGCCCGACCGGCACTCCTGCGGGGGCGACCTCGAAGCGGCGGCCGCGCTGCTGCTCCGGCCCGCGGCCCGTGACGGGGCGGTCGGGCCGGACGTCACGGCGCACGACCTGGTCACCCTCGCGGTCGGCATCGCGCTGGCCACCGAACACCACCGCGACCCCGCCGCGCAGGCCGCGCGCCTGCTGCGCCTCGCGATCGGGGGACTGAGCCCCGCGCCGGCGCCGGGCGACCGATGA
- a CDS encoding NmrA family NAD(P)-binding protein: MTADDAPVLVIGATGHQGGAAARALLAAGTPVRALVRDPHKDAARAVRALGAELVTADLSVRSSLDAAVDGVRAVFSVQMPPMSETGVDFAAELAQATHLIEAARAAGVRQFVQSSTSGVGEHTRAPGWAEGRWAAMAGYFDTKQAILEQVRSAGFARWTVVKPAFFMENLPKLAPRGLRGGLLTVLRPDTEVPLVAGADIGAAVAHAVADPDRFHEVELELAGDRLTMTEIARTLSAVSGVPVTAPSMSVAEALAAGMPSWGAGHVWTDQVGQPARPEFARALGIPVTTFAEWARAHVAPESRRAAAATAPRDTTGPA, translated from the coding sequence ATGACCGCAGACGACGCACCCGTACTGGTCATCGGCGCCACCGGCCACCAGGGCGGGGCCGCGGCCCGCGCACTGCTGGCCGCCGGCACACCGGTCCGCGCGCTCGTCCGCGACCCTCACAAGGACGCCGCCCGGGCCGTCCGCGCGCTGGGGGCGGAGCTGGTGACGGCCGACCTGTCCGTCCGGTCCTCGTTGGACGCGGCCGTCGACGGCGTCCGGGCGGTGTTCTCCGTGCAGATGCCGCCGATGAGCGAGACCGGCGTCGACTTCGCGGCGGAGCTGGCGCAGGCCACCCACCTCATCGAGGCGGCACGCGCCGCGGGGGTACGGCAGTTCGTGCAGTCCTCGACCAGCGGGGTCGGCGAGCACACGCGGGCGCCCGGCTGGGCGGAGGGCCGCTGGGCGGCGATGGCGGGGTACTTCGACACCAAGCAGGCCATCCTGGAGCAGGTCAGGAGCGCCGGCTTCGCGCGCTGGACGGTCGTCAAGCCGGCGTTCTTCATGGAGAACCTGCCGAAGCTGGCCCCCCGCGGGCTGCGCGGCGGCCTGCTGACGGTGCTGCGGCCCGACACCGAGGTGCCGCTCGTGGCGGGCGCGGACATCGGGGCGGCAGTCGCCCACGCCGTCGCCGACCCGGACCGGTTCCACGAGGTCGAGTTGGAGCTGGCGGGCGACCGGCTCACCATGACGGAGATCGCGCGCACGCTGTCCGCCGTGTCGGGGGTCCCGGTCACGGCGCCGTCGATGAGCGTGGCGGAGGCCCTCGCGGCGGGCATGCCGTCCTGGGGTGCCGGCCACGTGTGGACCGACCAGGTCGGCCAGCCGGCCCGCCCGGAGTTCGCCCGGGCGCTGGGCATCCCCGTGACCACCTTCGCGGAGTGGGCTCGCGCCCACGTGGCCCCGGAGTCCCGCCGAGCCGCCGCCGCGACGGCTCCCCGCGACACGACCGGACCCGCGTGA
- a CDS encoding glycosyltransferase family 4 protein, protein MDKTLVVTNDFPPRPGGIQAFVHSMALRMDPEQVVVYASTWRDGSEVARFDAEQPFTVVRDRTKMMVPTPRVTRRAVQLLREHGCSSVWFGAAAPLGLMGPALRAAGARRIVGTTHGHEAAWAQLPASRRLLRRIGEGTDVLTYLGEYTRSRIAGALTAEAAARMVHLPPGVDEKVFHPGADGSVLRARLGLADRPVVVCVSRLVPRKGQDTLVLAMPRILREIPDAVLLVVGGGPYRGELEKLAARTGVAAAVRFTGSVPWAELPAHFGAGDVFAMPCRTRRGGLDVEGLGIVYLEASAMGLPVVAGDSGGAPDAVLDGETGYVVPGGSPAQAAARVLALLRDPELRRAMGARGRAWVHESWTWDLLAARLRSLL, encoded by the coding sequence ATGGACAAGACCCTCGTCGTGACCAACGACTTCCCGCCGCGGCCCGGCGGCATCCAGGCGTTCGTGCACAGCATGGCCCTGCGGATGGACCCCGAGCAGGTCGTGGTCTACGCCTCGACCTGGCGGGACGGGAGCGAGGTCGCGCGGTTCGACGCCGAGCAGCCGTTCACGGTGGTGCGGGACCGGACGAAGATGATGGTGCCGACCCCGCGGGTCACCCGGCGCGCGGTCCAGCTCCTGCGGGAACACGGCTGCTCCTCGGTGTGGTTCGGGGCGGCGGCGCCGCTCGGCCTGATGGGGCCCGCGCTGCGCGCGGCCGGCGCGCGGCGGATCGTGGGCACCACGCACGGCCACGAGGCGGCCTGGGCCCAGCTCCCGGCCAGCCGCCGGTTGCTGCGCCGGATCGGCGAGGGTACCGACGTGCTGACCTACCTGGGGGAGTACACCCGCTCGCGGATCGCGGGCGCGCTCACCGCGGAGGCGGCCGCGCGGATGGTGCACCTGCCGCCCGGGGTCGACGAGAAGGTCTTCCACCCGGGGGCGGACGGATCGGTGCTGCGGGCGCGGCTCGGGCTCGCGGACCGGCCGGTCGTCGTCTGCGTGTCGCGGCTGGTGCCGCGCAAGGGGCAGGACACGCTCGTCCTCGCGATGCCGCGCATCCTGCGCGAGATCCCCGACGCGGTCCTGCTCGTGGTCGGCGGCGGGCCGTACCGCGGCGAACTGGAGAAGCTCGCCGCGCGAACCGGGGTCGCCGCGGCCGTCCGCTTCACCGGCAGCGTGCCCTGGGCCGAACTCCCCGCGCACTTCGGGGCCGGTGACGTCTTCGCGATGCCCTGCCGGACCCGGCGCGGCGGGCTCGACGTCGAGGGGCTCGGCATCGTCTACCTGGAGGCGTCCGCGATGGGGCTGCCGGTCGTCGCCGGCGACTCCGGGGGCGCGCCGGACGCGGTGCTCGACGGCGAGACCGGATACGTCGTGCCCGGCGGTTCGCCCGCGCAGGCCGCCGCCCGTGTCCTCGCGCTCCTGCGCGACCCGGAGCTGCGGCGCGCGATGGGCGCCCGCGGCAGGGCCTGGGTGCACGAGTCCTGGACCTGGGACCTCCTGGCGGCCCGCCTCCGCTCCCTGCTGTAG